TATTGATCAAAGTCCTATTGGTCGAACACCAAGGAGTAATCCTGCTACCTATGTAGGACTATTTAACCATATTAGGGATCTCTTTGCATCTCTACCAGAGTCTAAACTACGGGGATATAAACCTGGAAGGTTCTCCTTTAATGTAAAAGGAGGTAGATGTGAGCACTGCGGTGGTGGTGGAACAAAAAAAATTGAGATGCATTTTTTACCTGATGTATATGTTACATGTGATGTTTGTAAGGGTAAGAGGTTTAATACAGAGACCCTAAATGTAAGATATAAGGGGAAAAACATCTATGAGGTATTAGAACTCTCAATTGAAGATGCCTGTGAATTTTTCAAAAATATTCCTCCAATAAAAAATAAACTAGATACTCTACTATCTGTAGGTTTAGGTTATATAAACTTAGGACAATCGGCTATAACCCTTTCAGGTGGAGAGGCACAAAGGGTAAAACTAGCTTTAGAGCTATCTAAGAGAAGTACAGGTAAAACCATATATATTATTGATGAACCTACAACTGGTTTACACTTTGCAGATGTAAAACTATTAATGGAAGTAATTCACTCCCTGGTAGATAAGGGGAATACAGCTATACTTATTGAACACAACTTAGATGTAATTAAGTGTGCAGATAAAATAATTGATCTTGGACCTGAAGGTGGGGATAAGGGTGGAACATTAGTTGTAATGGGTACTCCGGAAGAAGTTATAAAGTGTAATGATTCATATACAGGGTACTATCTTAAAGATGTTTTAGGACATTAGACTGAAAAAAGCTATAATTATACTAACTCTATTAATTAAAATCACACTGGTTTATTCCCAAGAGATAGATAAGACTCCTTTAGAGGACTTTAGTGTTATCGAGGATATGGCAATTATAAGGGACCTTGAGACTTCTAGCCTAGAAGAGTTAAATATCTGGGCTAAAAGGTTAGATTTACCAGAAGGAAGTAATAAAAACTCTTTAATCTCTTCTATTGCTAAATATTATAATGTAGATCTGCTAGGGAGTTCTAGTAAAACAAATAAAAATGATAAAACAATAAATATAAATAGGGCTGAACTCTCTAAATATTATACTATTGAAGAGGTAGATGAGAGTTTTGCTGAGTTTGAGGGTAGAGTTGAAATAGTTATTGATGATGTAGAACAGAAAATTCAGCACTCAATTATTGGAGATAAAATAAACTTTAATCGAACCTTAAACAGTGTTACAGCCCTAGGAAATGTCCAATATATCAAGACAGAAAAGGGTAAGCCAGAGTTGGTAACAGCTGAGTCCTTAACATTTAACCTATCAAATTGGAAGGGTTCAATGGTAAAGTGCATCTCTAAACAGGATAAAACTATAGATGAAGAGAGTATGGTCTTTTATTATGTAACAGGTGAGATTAAAAAAAGTGATACTGAAATTATGGGAATGAATGATGTAACAATTCAAACTGTTTCAGGCTCTCCATACTTTAATATAAGCGCCAAAGACCTTTGGATGTTAGACTCTTCAGACTTTGTGATTATTTCTCCATGGGTAAAGGTTGGTCATGTTCCCGTTTTTTGGTTCCCTTTTTACTATCACTCAGAAAACAATCTCTACTTTAATCCTGTTTATGGAGTAAGAAGTAGGGAGGGTACATTTTTACAAAATACTCTATATCTTTTAGGTGCTAAACCTGTAGATAAGGAGCAGTCTGACTTCTCATTTTTATCCTTTGATAATGGGGAAGGGGTGAGTAATAAGGAGTTTAATGGATTAACCCTTGTTCCATCTAAGGATAAGAGTAAATACAGTTCTGATTACTCAAAAATAATGTTAGACTATTACTCTAATTTAGGTATTTTTATAGGTTCAGATACTAATCTTAACTTTTCAGGAACTAAAATAGATCTTGAAACAGGACTAGGGTTTTCAAGGAGTATAAATGATTCTACAGGTCTAGTATTTGTTAATAAAGAGTCTATATGGAATCACTCTTATATGTATGGAAATGAAGTTCCCTTTAGATATAACTTTAATTTAGACCTAACATTTCCTTTTGGAAGTTTAAATATTATATCCCTCTCGGATCCTTATTTTAAAAGTGATTTTTATAATAGAAAGGAGAACTTTAAGTGGGTAGACTATTTTACTGACCAGTTAGACCAGGGGCTTGAGTCCTTCTCAAGTGGTGCTGCTTTAGACTATAGAAGGGATACATCGGAGATATCCCTTGTTAGTGAGTACTCCTGGAGTCTAGATTTTAAAAGTTACTCTCCTAATGTATCAAAGTTAAACCCATATATTGATAAATTTACCTTCGATATAAAAAAAATTGAATTGGACTTTAACTCTAAGATTACAAAGGGGGTTACCCTAGATGCCCTGGGGAATCAACAATTAGAGGTTCTATATGAGGATTACGACCCATCATATAAGTTTTTCTACCCAGAAGTAGGGAAAGTTCCTATCTTGCTAAATATACAGGGAAGACTTTTTGATACTTCGTTTAGTAAAAAAGATATAGAAAAGGTGGAGGATAATTATAATTATATCTTTGATAAGTATAACAATTTATTAGACCTTGAAAATCCAACTGTTGTTAAAACTGAAGATAAAGAGAGTTCTTTGGAGCATGGAGAGGTGGAGAGTAAACCTATCTATAATTTTGAATATAGTGAAATTTTTGGTGATGAAAAAATTGCTTCAAAAAAGAGCAACCCTGTTATCAATACAAAATTTAAATATAATGTAAACATTCCCCTAAGCTTATATCTCTATTGGGATAATACACTATGGAATAACCCGGTTGATATAGATTACTCTCTATCCCAGGATTCTATGTTATATAATACTGATCCGTATATTAAAGGTGACTACACATTAGATGTTTTAGACTCATTTATTAAGATTTCTAATACAACAAAGGGGAATATATATCTTAAAAAATATATAGAAGAGGATGATCAAGCAGACCTTATCTCTTTATATAAGTGGAACAAGAGTATTGTAGAGAATGACCTTAAATCCACTATTGATTTTTTAAAACTATTTCCAGAAATAGAAAAACACTCCCTCTCTTTAACTTATAAGCTTAACTCTATGTTATATAAAAAAAGTTTTGATCAGGATGCCTTTGATCTATTAGTAGAAGATTATCCAGTATATAAAATTGAGAACTTTAAGTGGACCAAGGATTATATTGATGATAACGAGTTGTATTTTAAATATACATATAAAGTTGATTTTTCAGAGACATCCCTAGGTTATAAAAAAATCCTCCCACCATTAGAAGAGGAGAGAAGTGTAATTTTTGAGCAAAAGTTCGATATTGATCTTTTAGCTGATCTAAATAACATAAGTACAACAACTGTAGATGTTAATAAGAGCATTACCCAGGAAGAAGTTATTGATACTTTATCGGTTGATCAGGTAAATAAGTTAAAATATAAGAGCCTTGAATTCTCTACCAAGTTTGGAAGTGAATTTGATGGTACTGTTGAGTATATATTTGATAATAAGGATAATTGGGATTTTGACCCATTAGGTTTTGAACTAAAGTATAAACCAACTAAATTTTTTGAGTTATCACTTAGCTCTGATTTTGATTTAAACAGTACAACCCTAGAGTCCTATTATGGGAAGATAAAACTTTGGGATATAGATTTTACCCTTACTTCTTCTTACAATAATCCTGTAAAATGGAATGAAGAAACACTTCGATGGGATACATTAAGTGATTTAGATAAGGTCCTATCCCCAGAATCTTTAACAATAAAACATAACTTTGACCTTAAAAAGTTTAAATTCTGGAAAAATAGAGTTACTCTTAATATCGACTCAAACTTATCATTTAAGAAAGAGTTTATAAAAGTAGACACCTCCTTTTTAAATTATAAACTTGTTTTTGGCTTAGATATATATGAATTTCTTGAACTAAATTTCACCTCATCATCAAGTAATAACTCTATTTTCCAATACATAGAAGGGGATAGTGATATTCTAGGTTTAAATAGTAATAAAAATATTTTAATTGACTTAATTAAATCATTTAACTTTTTTAATAGGGAGGATAGGGTAGAATCAAATTTTAACCTAAACTCAATGAAAGTAGATGCCATATATAAAATGCCTGACTGGAATTTGATATTTAGTTATACAGGAGAACCAAAACTTGAGGACTCAAATATTAACTGGTTTCAGAAGTTCTCATTTTTTATAGAGTGGAAACCATTATCATTAGTAAGATCAGATGTTGTAAATGACGACGATAATTGGAGTGTTTCTACTTCCGGTAAGGAAGATTAGTGCTTGACTATAAAGACTATTTTTTATTAAATGATTTTAATGGATAAATTATTGATACACAATTTTGTAAATTTTCAGATTAAAGCTTATTATAAGGGACAAGATGAAAAATAAATTCTATTTAACCAATTTAAAGCAGTATCTTTCTAGCAACTCACTCTTTACAAATATATTTGTTTTGATGAGTTTTTTGTTATCTGTTGTATTTATACTTTTTTTTAACTATTTTATTGATGCTTTTTTTAATTATAAAGAGAGTGATTTTAGGGTAGGGCAGCCAGCTAAAAGTGACTATGTTTTAAAATCAGATCTAAGTTATTTCAACGAGTTTGAAACAAATATAGCCAAGGGTGTAGAAGAGCAACTTGTGCTCCCTGTTTATAAAATTGATGATGAGATAACCAGTATAGCTATTTCTGAGCTAAAAGCTTTTTATCAATCAATTAACAGTTTATTAGAGGGGAATAGTTCCACAGACCTTATAATAGAGAGAATTAACGATACATTTCCTGATTTATTTACAAGTTATGAAATGGGGGAGTTTCTTAAATTAGACTTAAGGCATTTTTTCTCTCTTTTACTAACAGAACAGAGAAAGATCCTTAATCGTGGTTATATCTCAGAGTCTGGAACCAGTAATGGTTCCGGGTTGATAAGTGTTATATCCAGTGATGATGGAACTCTTAGTCAGGATATAAGTGCTATATCCGTATTAAAGTCCATTAAAATAGACTCATCCCTCTATGGTGATTTTGAACCATATTTTAGTAAACTACTAACAGAGTTTATGAAAGTTAACTGTTTTTATGATAATGATCAAACTAAACACAATAAGGATTTAGCACTATTAAACGTTAAGCCTGTTATTGACTACTACAGAAGTGGAGAGATTCTAATAAAGAAGGACTTTGTAGTAAGTAGTGACATACATAAAAAGATTATGGAAGCAGAGATTCTTGTTAAGAAAAATACTATATCAAATATATTTTTAGTTTTAGGATATATGTTTCTAATCTACGTTGCTGCTATAGTTCTTTTTACAAGTGGTTTTATTCAAAAAAAGTTAAATGAAAGTGATGTCGTTTTATTAGCTGGGATGACACTGTTTTATGTACTTTTTGCAGTATTATTACGTTACTTTATAGGTCTTGAAAATATATCTATATACCCACTATTACTTCCATCTATCCTAGTATCAATGTTAATAACATTTCTTCTAGGTAGTAAAGTAGGGCTTTATCACTCAATATTAACATCATTTTTAGTTCTATTAATCTCTGACTTCTCTATATATGCATTCTCTATTACCCTTATGATTTCTATTTTAAGTACTATTGTTATTCATGATGTGGAGAAGAGAATTGATTTAATGAAGTCTAGTGGTGAACTTGCCATATTACAGACAGTATTAATCCTCTATATGCTAGCCATAGATATTGTTAAAACAGACGATTTATTAATGCTACTATTTGTCTCTGTAGGCTCATCCCTGGTTTTTGGTATTCTAACCCTTGCATTACTTCCCCTATCTGAACACTTATTAAAAATATCTACCTGTTTTCAGTTAACAGAACTTTGTGACTTAAATGCTCCCCTTTTAAAGAGTATGTTAATTAAGGCTCCAGGAACGTATGCCCACTCTATAGCTGTAGCTAATATGGCGGAGTCAGCAGCCCAGAATATAGGTGCCAACGCCCTATTAGCTAAAGCCGGTGGTTATTACCACGATATTGGGAAAATAGATCAACCCCACTATTTTATAGAGAATCAGAAAGGTGGTAAAAATATGCATGATGATATGAAACCATCCCTCTCTGTTGCTGTAATAAAGTCCCATGTGAAGCTTGGAATTGAGAAGGGTAAAAAAATTGGACTACCTAGTGATATTATTGATATTATAGAGCAGCACCATGGTAAGGGCGCCATCTCCTTCTTTTTAGATAAGGCAAAAAAAGAGAGTAAGGGTGGTCTTATCTTAACCGAGGATTTTGGTTATTCTGGTCCTAATCCACAAAGTCCAGAGGCAGCTATTGTAATGCTTGGGGATAGCGTAGAGGCCGCTGTCAGATCCTTAAAAAACCCAACTATTTCCCAGCTAGAGAAATTTGTATGGGAGCTTATACTAAATAAATTAAAAGAAGGAATGTTAGATGCATGTGGTTTAACTCTATCAGACCTTACTTCTATAAAGGACTCATTTATCAGTACTTTAATGGGTCATTATCACTCAAGAATTGAATATCCTACAGGAGCAGATGAATAATGAATGATATTACTTTGATGTATCAAAACATCAATAAGGTTGATTGGGAAGAGAAGTTATTAGGTTTTACAGACTCTATACTCAATCTTTTAGAGATTGATAACTGGGAATTTTCCCTTACACTTTGCGATAATAGTTATATACACAAAATTAATAGAGATTATAGAGATAAGGATAAACCCACAGATGTTATTACTTTTGTTATGTCCGATGAACCATTTCCTGTAACACAGGAGGCGGGAGAACCCTACAGTGCTGGAGATATAATAATCTCCTTGGAAACAGTTGAGGAAAACTCAAAGTATTTCAAAGTGAGCTATGAGGAAGAGTTAAAAAGGGTTTTAATTCATGGAATTCTACACCTAATGGGGTTAGATCATGAAACAAACAGTGAAGATGAAGAGATGTTGATAAAACAGGAAAAGATATTAAAAGATCTTATAGGTAGAGGACTATTCTAAAAATGAGTTTTTTTAAAAGAGTGTTAAAAAAATCCAGGAGCGAAGAAGAGGCCAATCAAAGCATTGAGACCCAAAATATGATCAATGGGATTGTAGAGTTAACAGAGACATCGGTTAAGGATGTTTACGTTCCTAGGATTGATGTTGTCTTTATTGAAGAGGATACAACACTACCCAATGCAATAAAAATAATGGAAGAGAGCGGTCACTCTAGATTTCCAGTTTATAAGGATACCTTAGATGATATCATCGGTATTTTATACCTTAAGGATTTAATTCTTTATATTTATAATCTAGATGATGAGTCTAGTTTTAACATTACTGATGTTATAAGAAAGCCTTATTTCGTCCCTGAGAGTAAAAAATTAGACTCCCTATTAAGAGAGTTTAAAAGGTTACATGTACATATAGCTATCGCCGTGGATGAATATGGTGGAGTCTCTGGAATTGTATCAATGGAGGATATTATTGAAGAGATTGTTGGGGATATTCAAGATGAGTTTGATAATGAGATTGAAGAGATAATTAAAATAGATGACAAGTCTTGGTTGTGTGATGCTAGAGCAAATATAGATGATATTAATGAGAAGTTAGGCCTTGAAATTGATACAACTGATATTGAGACAATAGGTGGGTATGTTTTTAATCAAATAGGGGAGATTCCAGTTAAGTTTGAAAAAATTGATACACCGGAAATGACAATTATAATAACAGAAGTTTATGGTCATAAGATAAAGAGGGTTAAGTTGGTGAAGAAGTAATGATAAAAAAAATTTTATTTCCAATTCTATTTTTTTTAACACTAACATCACTATTTACCCAAACAATTTATGACTATGTAGCTTTGGCAGAAGAGAGTATGTTGTATCAAAAATACTATGAAGCTGTCGAGAATTATAAAGAAGCCCTATCAATAAACTCTGCCGATATAAAGTCAAATAAAGGACTAAGTGACGCTTTTTTTATGTTAGGGGAGTATCAAGAAGCGATAATATACATTGATAAGTGTATAGAATTGAATATTAACAATATTGAGTTTTTAAACTCTAAGGCTAGAATATTAACTGCCATTGGTGATTATAATAAGGCTAAAGAGTTATATGATAGGGTTTTAGATAGAGAAATCTATAATATTAGGGCTAAAAGTGGTTTAGCAGAGTTAAGAATTGCAGAGGGAGATATAGTAGGTTCCCTCTACGACTTTGAGAAAATTCTTAAATTCTCTCCAAATAGTAGGCGTCTACTTCTCTCCCTGGTTGTTTTATATGATAGCCAGGGTAAATATGAAAACTCTAATGAGCTTATACAACAGGCTATTAGAGTATATCCTGAAGATCCTATTGTATTAGAAGCAGCTGTAAATCACTATATAAATACTAAGAGCTATAAAGGAGCCTCACTCTATATGAGTGAACTCTTAAATGTATCTAAAAGTAGTAGCATTAGACTTCTAAATGCTAAATTATTAATTTATCTAGAAGAGTTTGAAAAGGCACTTGATGAATTAACTCAGTATATGAAGATTGAAAAAAAGAATCCAGAGGCCTACTATCTTGCAGCATTAATTTTAGATGAACTAAATCAAGATGAAAAAGCCTTATCTTTAATTAAAAGAGGAATAGACCTTAAACCAGATGATGAGATTTTTCGTTTCTATAGTGAAAAGCTAATGGGTGATATGTATATTCTAAAGGATAGCAAAAGGGATTTGTACTCTAACTGGTATTTAAATCAGGGGCTGTTATTAGAAGATAGATACTTCTATGAAAAGGCTAAAGTGTACTACCAAAGAGGAGTTGAGTTATCCCCTTTTAATAGTAGATTAAGGTATACCTATGGAAATATACTTAAGAAAATGGGGTATCGTCAGAGTTATCTAAAAGAGCTTAACTTTCTATTAAGTAGTGAGTCAAACCTTACTGAAATAGATGATGATATTGATGAGATAATTCTTATAGAGGATAGCCTTCCTAAAAAGCCATTATATGAGAAATGGGGTGAAGAGAGATGGAATTTTGATGATTATTTTAAGGTTTCAACATTTATTAATAACTCCACAGGGGAGGGGCACTTAAGCTCTGGAAAAATAATTAAAGATATTACAAATCGCTTCTTATCAGGGCAAAGTAAATACTTTGTTAGTGATATATCTCTATTTTCAGGTAATCTGTCATCCGCATTTAATCAATCTCGTCAAAGTAACAGTGATTATTTTTTAATTATTAACTTTCTTGAAGGAAGTAGAACTTTCTCTTTAAATGCAAGACTTCATCTAACAAAAAGTGGTAGACAGATTAAAAGCTTTAACTACTTAAAAACTGGGAATAACAGGATATTTAACTGCTTTGAAAATTTAAGTAAGGATCTTAATGACTTTTTACCAACTATAGGATCAGTTATTGATATAAAAGGAGAGTCTGTTCTTTTAAATATCGGTTTAAATCAAAAGGTCCAATTAGATACAGAATTTCATGTAGTTAAAAAAGGTAGCTTCTTTATTATACCCGATTCACCATTTTTAGATTTTGATTTAGATAAGCATTTAGGTGTAGTTAAAATAGAGGCTGTCGGAGAAGGAATGAGCGATGGTTCTTTTACAGCAAACAATAGTTTTAACCTGTTAAATATTGGGGATAATATTCTATATCTACCAGTAGATCAGGGTGAAAAGGTTATAGATGAGAGTTTTAAAGAGAGTATAATGGATAGTGAATTAATAGGGCAGTTATTAAAGGTTAACTAGATAATTGTATTACTGCTTTTTATTGACATTAAAGTCCTAATTTCTTAAAATGCTAATGTATAAATAATTAATGAATAATGGAGGGTAATTATCATAATAATCAACTATCTATCTATCAAATACTCTCGCATAAAAAATATAAATACTTTTTCAATTAAGCAAAAAAATATTACATATATATAAGGAGATAAGGATGAGCCTTACTACTGTTAAAGATTTAGATTTAACTAATAAGCGTGTTCTAGTTCGAGTGGACTTTAACGTTCCTCTAAAAGAAGGAAAAATTACAGATGATACAAGAATGGTAAGGGCATTACCTACTCTAAAATACATTTTAGAGCAGGATGGAGCTTCTCTTGTTGTTATGAGTCACCTAGGTAGACCATCAGAAGAGAGAGAGCCTCAGTATAGCTTAAGCCAATTAAAAGATCATTTAGCTAAATTAACAGGTACAAATGTAATTATGGCACCAGACTGTGTTGGTAGTGAAGTTGAGTTATTAGCTAAAGATTTAAAAGCAGGAGAGATCTTACTTTTAGAGAATACTCGATACCATAAAGCGGAAAAGAAAAATGACGAGGCATTTGCAAAACAGTTAGCAGCTTTAGCCGATGTTTATGTAAATGACGCTTTTGGTACAGCTCATAGAGCCCATGCGTCAACAGAGGGTGTTACTAAATTTATACCTTCATGTGCTGGTTTTTTAATGGAGACTGAGTGTAACTTTTTTGATAAAGTATTAATTGCTCCTGAGAAACCATTTGTTGCAATAATTGGTGGAGCTAAAGTATCATCAAAAATTACTGTATTAGAGTCTATGCTCGATAAGTGTTCTACATTTGTTATTGGTGGTGGTATGGCATATACTTTTATGAAAGTAAAAGGTTATGAGATTGGTAAATCAATGT
Above is a genomic segment from Thiospirochaeta perfilievii containing:
- a CDS encoding HD family phosphohydrolase, translating into MKNKFYLTNLKQYLSSNSLFTNIFVLMSFLLSVVFILFFNYFIDAFFNYKESDFRVGQPAKSDYVLKSDLSYFNEFETNIAKGVEEQLVLPVYKIDDEITSIAISELKAFYQSINSLLEGNSSTDLIIERINDTFPDLFTSYEMGEFLKLDLRHFFSLLLTEQRKILNRGYISESGTSNGSGLISVISSDDGTLSQDISAISVLKSIKIDSSLYGDFEPYFSKLLTEFMKVNCFYDNDQTKHNKDLALLNVKPVIDYYRSGEILIKKDFVVSSDIHKKIMEAEILVKKNTISNIFLVLGYMFLIYVAAIVLFTSGFIQKKLNESDVVLLAGMTLFYVLFAVLLRYFIGLENISIYPLLLPSILVSMLITFLLGSKVGLYHSILTSFLVLLISDFSIYAFSITLMISILSTIVIHDVEKRIDLMKSSGELAILQTVLILYMLAIDIVKTDDLLMLLFVSVGSSLVFGILTLALLPLSEHLLKISTCFQLTELCDLNAPLLKSMLIKAPGTYAHSIAVANMAESAAQNIGANALLAKAGGYYHDIGKIDQPHYFIENQKGGKNMHDDMKPSLSVAVIKSHVKLGIEKGKKIGLPSDIIDIIEQHHGKGAISFFLDKAKKESKGGLILTEDFGYSGPNPQSPEAAIVMLGDSVEAAVRSLKNPTISQLEKFVWELILNKLKEGMLDACGLTLSDLTSIKDSFISTLMGHYHSRIEYPTGADE
- the ybeY gene encoding rRNA maturation RNase YbeY; the protein is MNDITLMYQNINKVDWEEKLLGFTDSILNLLEIDNWEFSLTLCDNSYIHKINRDYRDKDKPTDVITFVMSDEPFPVTQEAGEPYSAGDIIISLETVEENSKYFKVSYEEELKRVLIHGILHLMGLDHETNSEDEEMLIKQEKILKDLIGRGLF
- a CDS encoding hemolysin family protein; amino-acid sequence: MSFFKRVLKKSRSEEEANQSIETQNMINGIVELTETSVKDVYVPRIDVVFIEEDTTLPNAIKIMEESGHSRFPVYKDTLDDIIGILYLKDLILYIYNLDDESSFNITDVIRKPYFVPESKKLDSLLREFKRLHVHIAIAVDEYGGVSGIVSMEDIIEEIVGDIQDEFDNEIEEIIKIDDKSWLCDARANIDDINEKLGLEIDTTDIETIGGYVFNQIGEIPVKFEKIDTPEMTIIITEVYGHKIKRVKLVKK
- a CDS encoding phosphoglycerate kinase; its protein translation is MSLTTVKDLDLTNKRVLVRVDFNVPLKEGKITDDTRMVRALPTLKYILEQDGASLVVMSHLGRPSEEREPQYSLSQLKDHLAKLTGTNVIMAPDCVGSEVELLAKDLKAGEILLLENTRYHKAEKKNDEAFAKQLAALADVYVNDAFGTAHRAHASTEGVTKFIPSCAGFLMETECNFFDKVLIAPEKPFVAIIGGAKVSSKITVLESMLDKCSTFVIGGGMAYTFMKVKGYEIGKSMFEEDFLDTAKKFLDDAEKAGVEVILPLDHVCAAEFGENASPVAVDDINIPSDLMALDVGPKTSELVKERVLAAKMIVWNGPMGVFEFDNFAKGTKDVASFVAQCKGVTVVGGGDSVAAVNKFGFADQIDHVSTGGGASLEYLEGKVLPGVVALRK
- a CDS encoding tetratricopeptide repeat protein, with amino-acid sequence MIKKILFPILFFLTLTSLFTQTIYDYVALAEESMLYQKYYEAVENYKEALSINSADIKSNKGLSDAFFMLGEYQEAIIYIDKCIELNINNIEFLNSKARILTAIGDYNKAKELYDRVLDREIYNIRAKSGLAELRIAEGDIVGSLYDFEKILKFSPNSRRLLLSLVVLYDSQGKYENSNELIQQAIRVYPEDPIVLEAAVNHYINTKSYKGASLYMSELLNVSKSSSIRLLNAKLLIYLEEFEKALDELTQYMKIEKKNPEAYYLAALILDELNQDEKALSLIKRGIDLKPDDEIFRFYSEKLMGDMYILKDSKRDLYSNWYLNQGLLLEDRYFYEKAKVYYQRGVELSPFNSRLRYTYGNILKKMGYRQSYLKELNFLLSSESNLTEIDDDIDEIILIEDSLPKKPLYEKWGEERWNFDDYFKVSTFINNSTGEGHLSSGKIIKDITNRFLSGQSKYFVSDISLFSGNLSSAFNQSRQSNSDYFLIINFLEGSRTFSLNARLHLTKSGRQIKSFNYLKTGNNRIFNCFENLSKDLNDFLPTIGSVIDIKGESVLLNIGLNQKVQLDTEFHVVKKGSFFIIPDSPFLDFDLDKHLGVVKIEAVGEGMSDGSFTANNSFNLLNIGDNILYLPVDQGEKVIDESFKESIMDSELIGQLLKVN